One Ilumatobacter coccineus YM16-304 genomic window, CGTCGTACTTCTCGTTCGCCAGACGCGCCTCCCACAGTCCCGACGTGCACGTGCCCGACAGCGAGCGAGACACGTTGGGCGCCAGCGACCACATGGCGAAGGCCTTGAGCGCGGCGTACATCGACGCTCCCGATCGCTGAGCGACGTCGGCGAGCGCCGCGAGGTTGGCGTCGAGCTTCACCTCGTCGACGACGAAGCAGGGAGATGGCACACGGCCGAGGTCGAAGTCGGCGAACGCGCCGGGATCACCGGCCTGCGTCTCCATCGTCACCGGCCGCCGACGCGGAAGGCGACCATCAGAAGGTGACCGGCCCGTCGAGTTCGGCGACCTGCCAGCCGAGCCCGTGCTCGTTCAGCATCGCCATGAACGGGTCGGGGTCGAGCTGCTCGGTGTTGTACACGCCCGAACCGGACCAGACACCCTGCACCATCAGCGCCGCGCCGATCATCGCCGGCACACCCGTCGTGTAGCTGACGGCTTGCGACCCGACCTCGGCGTAGCACGCCTCGTGATCGCAGACGTTGTAGATGTAGACGGTCTTCTCGCCGCTGCCGTCGATCGCCGGTCCGGTGATGATGTCACCGATGTTCGTCTTGCCGGTCGTGCGCTCACCGAGCCCTTCGGGCGCGGGCAGCACGGAGGCCAGGAATTGCAGCGGCACGATCTCGTGCCCGTTGTAGAGCACGGGTTCGATGCCGGTCATGCCGACGTTCTGCAACACGGTGAGATGGTTGATGTAGGCGTCACCGAACGTCATCCAGAACCGGGCGCGCTCGATCTCGGGGAAGTGCGTGGTGAGGCTCTCGAGCTCCTCGTGGTACATGAGGTAGGCGTTGCGCTCGCCGACCTGATCGAAGTCGAACGCCACCGAGGTGGTCATCGCCGGCGACTCCACCCATCGGCCGTGTTCCCAGTGCCGAGCCGGCGCCGTGACCTCGCGGATGTTGATCTCGGGATTGAAGTTCGTGGCGAACGGATGGCCGTGGTCGCCGCCGTTGCAGTCGAGGATGTCGATCTGGCGGATCCCGCTGACGAGGTGCTTGCGGGCCCACGTGGCGAACACCGAGGTCACGCCGGGGTCGAACCCGGAGCCGAGCACCGCCATGATCCCCGCATCGCGGAAGCGCTCGTGGAGGTTCCACTGGTGCGAGTACTCGAACCGCGCCTCGTCGGGCGGCTCGTAGTTGGCCGTGTCGAGGTACGGCGTGCCGGTCTGCAGGCACGCCTCCATGAGCGTGAGGTCTTGATAGGGGAGCGCCAGGTTGACGAGCACGTCGGGTTCGATGCGCTCGATGAGCGCCACCGTGGCGGCCACGTCGTCGGCGTCGATGCTGTCGACCGAGATGGTCACGCCGGTGCGTTCGAGCACCGATTCGGCGATCGCATGGCACTTCGAGACGGTGCGGCTGGCGAGGTGGATGTCGTCGAACACGTCGGGCAACATCGCCATCTTGTGAACGGCGACGTGGCCCACGCCACCCGCACCGATGACCAGGACGCGGCTCATGCAATTGCTCCTTCGAAAGATGCGATCATCAGTGCTCGAAGTACGTGTAGCTGCTCATGCTGTAACGATAGGTCGAGATCAACTCACGACGCTGAGCTGCACTGACCCGCCCGCTGGCCACCGCCGCGTCGACACGCTTCTTGAACGCGTCGAGGCACGCCTTCGGGTCGTACTCGACGTACGACAGCACCTGTGCGTTGGTGTCGCCCTCGGTCTCGGCCAGGAGTTCGAACTCGCCGTTGTCGAGCAACTCGACGGTGACCACGTTGGTGTCTCCGAACAGATTGTGGAGGTCGCCGAGCGTCTCCTGGTACGCGCCGACGAGGAAGACGCCGAGGTGGTAGCGCTCACCGGGCACGAGATCGTGGACGGGCAACCAGTCGCTGACCCCGTCCTTCGTGACGAACCGGTCGATGCGTCCGTCGCTGTCGCAGGTGGTGTCGGACACGATGGCGTGGCGTGTCGGCATCTCGTCGAGCCGTTGGATCGGAACGATCGGGTGGATCTGGTCGATGGCCCACGAGTCGGGCAGGCTCTGGAACACCGACAGGTTCCCGTGGTAGATGTCGACGTGCTGACCGAGCAGTTCCTCCACGCCCTCGTCGACCGCGTCGGCCTGTCGAGCCAGCTTCTTCAATCGACGGATCACCGTGAGGAATCCCTCCTCGGCACGGGCGAGCTGATCGAGCGACAGGAGGCCGCGCCGGAAGTTGGCACGCAACTCACTGCGGTAGTACTCGGCGTCCGACACGCACTCCTGCAGACGGTCGACGTCGATGTAGTCGTGGATGTGGATCAGGTTGGCGAGCAGTTCGTGGTCGCCGGGTTGGTGTTCGATCCACTCGGCCCGGTCGTAGTACGTCGCTTCGAGCACGTCGAACACCAGGATCGAACTCGACGCGACGATGGCCCGGCCGCTCTCGGTGATCAGCGTCGGATGCGCCTCGTCACCGTCGTCGAGCACGTATTTCACGGTTTCGAGCACGTTCACGCAGTACTCCGACAGCGTGTAGTTCGTCGAATGATCGACCGACCGATGCTCGCCCGTGTAGTCGACACCGAGGCCGCCGCCGAGGTCGAGATACGACAGAGGTGCCCCGAGTCGACGCAGCGCGACGAAGAACCGGCTCGCCTCCGACGCCGCCGCACGGATCTCGTTGACGTTCGGGATCTGCGATCCGATGTGCGAGTGCTGTAGCTGCAGACAGTCGAGCATGTCGACCTCGCGCAACCGCTCGACGATCGTCATCAGGTCGGATGCGCCGACGCCGAACGCCGACCGGTCACCCGACGACGACGCCCACGGTCCGCTGCTGCGCTCGGTGAGCTTGATACGAACCCCGAGGAGCGGCCGCTCGCCGAGGCGTTCGGCGACGCGCAGCACCACGTCGAGTTCGCCGACGCTCTCGAGCACGATCACACACGACACGCCGATGCGTTGGGTGGCGATGGCGAGGCGGACGTACTCCTCGTCCTTCACGCCGTTGCAGATGATGAGCGCCCCGTCCGACAGCTCGCGGCTCAGCGCGATCAGCAGTTCGGGTTTCGACCCGACCTCGAGGCCCAGGTTCCACGGGGCGCCGTGCTCGACGATCCGGTCGACGACGTCGGCCTGCTGGTTGACCTTGATCGGAAACACCGATCGATACGCGCCCTCGTACTCGGTCTCGTCGATCGCTGCCGCAAACGCCTCGTTGATCGCGGCGATCCGGCTGCGCAGGAGCGCCCCGACTCGGATCAGCACCGGCGCCGACACGCCTCGCTGGTCGAGATCGCGCACGATCGACGGCAGGCTCACCGCCGGCCGTTCCGGGTGCTCCGGGTCGCGGATGCCGAGATCTCCGTTGTCGAGCACCTCGAGGAGCCCGTCGGCCCAGCGGTCGAGCCCGTACGGATCGGCGTCGGCCGGGGTCATCGCCCCGCCGCCGCGTGGGCACGAGCGGGCTGCGTGTGAACGTTCACCACCTGGTCGGAGAGCACCGAGCGAGAGTAACACCGGCGTCGGTTGTTTCGGCATGCCGAACCATCATCTAGCAGGGGTTGCGTGACATCTGGCTCGGTCCGGCCCGGGCGAGATCGATCGCCCACCGACGCCTCCGAATCATGGCCGTCACCGTCGATCCGAATGCGAGATACCGTGTGGTCAATTGACCGGATTCGATATGACCGCATCAGCATGAGCCACGCCGACACGACACAGCCGGAGACACAGCCAGAAGCACCGACACCGTGCTGCGGGGGAGCCACGCGCTGGCTCAGCGTCACCGACGCCGCCGCACATGCGTCACGGCTCGCGGCCATCGCCGACCCGACGCGGCTGCAGGTGATGTCGATCATCGCCAACTCGCCCGACGGGGAAGTGTGCGCGTGTGACTTCGTCGAGCCGCTCGGCAAGTCGCAACCGACCATCTCGCACCACCTCAAGGTGCTCGCCGAGGCAGGCATCGTCGAAGGCGACAAGCGCGGCCGCTGGGTCTGGTATCGCCTGGCGAGCGGAGAGGTCGAGCGACTCGCGGCCACGCTCACCGGTGTGGCAGGCGGTGAGGTCTGAACCGTGTGCGGCCGCTTCGTCTCCACCAACCAACCTGACCAGATCGCCAACTACTTCGGCGCCGACGCCGCCGTCGAGAGCCTCGGCGAGAACTTCAACGTGGCGCCCACCCACGACATCTACGGGGTGGTGCAGGG contains:
- a CDS encoding saccharopine dehydrogenase family protein codes for the protein MSRVLVIGAGGVGHVAVHKMAMLPDVFDDIHLASRTVSKCHAIAESVLERTGVTISVDSIDADDVAATVALIERIEPDVLVNLALPYQDLTLMEACLQTGTPYLDTANYEPPDEARFEYSHQWNLHERFRDAGIMAVLGSGFDPGVTSVFATWARKHLVSGIRQIDILDCNGGDHGHPFATNFNPEINIREVTAPARHWEHGRWVESPAMTTSVAFDFDQVGERNAYLMYHEELESLTTHFPEIERARFWMTFGDAYINHLTVLQNVGMTGIEPVLYNGHEIVPLQFLASVLPAPEGLGERTTGKTNIGDIITGPAIDGSGEKTVYIYNVCDHEACYAEVGSQAVSYTTGVPAMIGAALMVQGVWSGSGVYNTEQLDPDPFMAMLNEHGLGWQVAELDGPVTF
- the speA gene encoding biosynthetic arginine decarboxylase, which translates into the protein MTPADADPYGLDRWADGLLEVLDNGDLGIRDPEHPERPAVSLPSIVRDLDQRGVSAPVLIRVGALLRSRIAAINEAFAAAIDETEYEGAYRSVFPIKVNQQADVVDRIVEHGAPWNLGLEVGSKPELLIALSRELSDGALIICNGVKDEEYVRLAIATQRIGVSCVIVLESVGELDVVLRVAERLGERPLLGVRIKLTERSSGPWASSSGDRSAFGVGASDLMTIVERLREVDMLDCLQLQHSHIGSQIPNVNEIRAAASEASRFFVALRRLGAPLSYLDLGGGLGVDYTGEHRSVDHSTNYTLSEYCVNVLETVKYVLDDGDEAHPTLITESGRAIVASSSILVFDVLEATYYDRAEWIEHQPGDHELLANLIHIHDYIDVDRLQECVSDAEYYRSELRANFRRGLLSLDQLARAEEGFLTVIRRLKKLARQADAVDEGVEELLGQHVDIYHGNLSVFQSLPDSWAIDQIHPIVPIQRLDEMPTRHAIVSDTTCDSDGRIDRFVTKDGVSDWLPVHDLVPGERYHLGVFLVGAYQETLGDLHNLFGDTNVVTVELLDNGEFELLAETEGDTNAQVLSYVEYDPKACLDAFKKRVDAAVASGRVSAAQRRELISTYRYSMSSYTYFEH
- a CDS encoding ArsR/SmtB family transcription factor codes for the protein MSHADTTQPETQPEAPTPCCGGATRWLSVTDAAAHASRLAAIADPTRLQVMSIIANSPDGEVCACDFVEPLGKSQPTISHHLKVLAEAGIVEGDKRGRWVWYRLASGEVERLAATLTGVAGGEV